The following coding sequences lie in one Panicum virgatum strain AP13 chromosome 6N, P.virgatum_v5, whole genome shotgun sequence genomic window:
- the LOC120679860 gene encoding ankyrin repeat and SAM domain-containing protein 6-like gives MYADRSSGRKRSVRDRLGSGGGSRSRSEDAKRFRRDDGTWRRELYKDSGGTQTSSGPTSRNLQSNKKSQVEQRIEVVKKSSVPDLREKLSGIPSQRPQLISTVQVPKPVREIVNSDRPVQKREPPPTAAPPVVKKVSAPAPVPTPPAPQQSKEKVDASLESLLKSLDLDKYLINFQAEEVDMKALAYMNEEDMKALGIPMGPRKKILSALAHKKRKSSKSLPTS, from the exons ATGTACGCGGACAGGAGCTCCGGGCGGAAGCGCTCCGTCAGGGACCGCCTCGGGTCGGGCGGCGGCTCGCGCTCCCGGTCTGAAGACGCAAAAAG GTTTCGCCGGGATGATGGGACGTGGAGGCGTGAGCTTTATAAGGATTCTGGAGGAACTCAAACTTCAT CTGGACCTACTTCCAGAAATCTTCAATCAAACAAAAAATCTCAAGTGGAGCAAAGGATTGAGGTTGTGAAGAAATCATCAGTTCCAGATCTTCGTGAAAAGTTATCTGGTATCCCAAGCCAGCGCCCTCAACTAATCAGTACTGTTCAGGTCCCAAAGCCTGTAAGAGAGATCGTTAATAGTGACAGACCTGTTCAGAAGAGAGAACCCCCTCCAACTGCTGCCCCTCCTGTCGTTAAGAAAGTTAGTGCACCTGCACCCGTACCAACGCCACCTGCACCGCAACAATCCAAGGAAAAG GTTGATGCCTCACTTGAGAGTTTACTGAAGTCTCTTGATCTAGATAAGTATTTGATAAATTTCCAGGCTGAAGAG GTTGATATGAAAGCATTGGCTTACATGAATGAAGAAGATATGAAGGCTTTAGGAATTCCAATG GGTCCCAGGAAAAAGATACTATCAGCATTGGCTCACAAAAAGAGGAAGTCATCAAAATCGTTGCCTACCAGTTGA